One genomic window of Candidatus Nitrospira inopinata includes the following:
- a CDS encoding phospholipase D-like domain-containing protein, whose protein sequence is MSFLSEAATVAFRETGLQPLGIGMPFISKKWCSHGAADAGRRITFNAESLSLTLSGGETWYCPISARVVKTNLSDRKPTATLIKADGTAVNGDGLLFELFPGALQRLKRLYVRRLEAASPVNYPNKPADRPIRPVPRYFFIASSDVDEAVTGGWLHAGQDTGIAGELFFFDEQGHIIHPLMVASCFTVLGDAYAGLVKESAPNQLAHIVGLSPASFTVRMVKPDGTPYDGAFVNGKTDMIPAIGLFTVSAYTGSDAELKGELTRQPDTGATGAFPLERARHLHLGLDTFGRLGNRCALPALPSGATLTHDFFTVKALDTRTYLTGAPDRSPTGYVGSRLEPAPVVRLHEDLTILADGNALMQRLHSLFNGSSTESLVAAAEINPKFPLPSGTDIYWPSFPPPTGSGTPADDAPFPSDFKRQVLAASRAVVIDGSSPDVCLTLVGLPVDCAVRVYHRVFGSGVVLSRGDGAGGLANSVVVPTAGRTFNGQCVLRLANPLGLEPPFSFPPSPKLIFDMVVVQRSGRMRIFGNLELPVSTTPEAGSAAAADNVVATAAKQGVCRAGVLGLRRTIAPLPVITDLNSLLNAVVQLGGETPPRDAPRLPTMARRDLLAAAKRGPNWTAVLAGGAIGPAMHSAQSTLGAPGSQGGPETQYVGVFTQNAGLAYDVARMAFRRTTSFYDRIQQLNNGLWDEPAPNTPLDRSQSPDGTRGTIAGSVLQTIAPYCETPELALLKSVVEANIASIPRDWNALVDLVVSWIDGLNLAGLPSPLDAAGARLKTELRNRLNSLKDSDPAHESQRERLYTEVVRELSAACFGRRDAQWALEEAIKNARRFIYLETPGLSFTEAGAARPYSRNLKSLLAARISSHPGLKVVICVPKVPDYGKGYEQYRAKEVKDRFDLVLDLPSANVVSFHPVGFPGRPSRLESQVVIVDDEWAMVGSSSFRRRGLTFDGGSDLVWTDLERSDGAAPSIASFRKMLMAARLGITGDGFDSRRLMLEDVADVFHFIRETLRDGGLGRIEPLWNGRTDGVAYSEPTLDSNLVNPDGVEFQTLNALVFAALGSVPL, encoded by the coding sequence ATGTCTTTTCTCTCTGAAGCAGCCACGGTCGCCTTTCGAGAAACAGGTCTGCAGCCGCTGGGCATCGGCATGCCGTTCATCTCAAAAAAATGGTGCAGCCACGGCGCGGCCGACGCAGGGAGGCGCATCACGTTCAACGCCGAGAGCCTGTCGCTTACGCTCTCGGGCGGGGAAACGTGGTACTGTCCGATTTCGGCCCGCGTCGTCAAAACCAATTTATCCGACCGCAAACCGACCGCCACGCTCATCAAAGCCGATGGCACAGCCGTGAACGGCGACGGCCTGCTCTTCGAACTGTTCCCCGGCGCGTTGCAGCGTTTGAAACGGCTGTATGTCCGTCGCCTCGAAGCGGCCAGCCCCGTCAACTATCCGAATAAACCGGCGGATCGGCCGATCCGGCCCGTCCCAAGGTATTTCTTCATCGCATCGAGTGATGTGGACGAAGCCGTAACCGGTGGATGGCTCCATGCGGGGCAAGATACGGGGATTGCCGGGGAATTGTTTTTCTTCGACGAGCAGGGGCATATCATCCATCCCTTGATGGTCGCCTCCTGCTTCACGGTTTTGGGCGACGCTTATGCCGGCCTCGTCAAGGAGAGTGCGCCGAATCAGCTCGCCCACATTGTGGGTTTGAGTCCCGCATCCTTCACCGTGCGGATGGTCAAACCGGACGGCACGCCGTACGATGGCGCTTTTGTGAACGGGAAAACCGACATGATCCCGGCCATCGGCCTCTTTACCGTGTCGGCCTATACCGGATCCGACGCGGAACTTAAAGGAGAACTGACTCGCCAGCCCGATACGGGCGCGACGGGAGCTTTTCCGTTGGAACGGGCCCGGCATCTCCATCTGGGATTGGATACGTTCGGGCGGCTTGGGAACCGCTGCGCGTTGCCCGCACTCCCAAGTGGCGCTACGCTGACGCACGACTTTTTCACCGTCAAGGCGCTCGACACACGCACGTACCTGACGGGGGCGCCGGATCGGTCTCCGACCGGATACGTGGGATCTCGCCTCGAGCCTGCTCCAGTGGTGCGGTTGCATGAAGATCTCACGATCTTGGCGGATGGCAACGCTCTGATGCAGCGACTTCACAGCCTGTTCAACGGATCTTCGACCGAATCGTTGGTGGCTGCGGCGGAAATCAATCCAAAATTCCCCCTGCCCTCCGGCACGGACATCTATTGGCCATCGTTTCCGCCGCCGACCGGCTCCGGCACTCCGGCCGACGACGCCCCCTTTCCGTCCGATTTTAAACGGCAGGTGCTCGCGGCCAGCCGCGCGGTCGTCATCGACGGAAGCAGCCCCGACGTATGCCTGACACTGGTCGGCCTGCCGGTGGATTGCGCCGTGCGGGTCTATCATCGCGTATTCGGCAGCGGCGTAGTGTTGAGTCGGGGGGATGGAGCCGGAGGGCTGGCCAATAGCGTCGTGGTGCCGACCGCGGGCCGAACCTTCAACGGACAATGTGTGCTGCGTCTGGCCAATCCTCTGGGGCTTGAACCGCCTTTCAGCTTTCCCCCTTCGCCCAAACTGATTTTCGACATGGTTGTGGTCCAGCGGTCCGGGAGGATGCGGATTTTTGGGAACCTCGAATTACCGGTGAGTACGACTCCCGAAGCAGGGTCGGCGGCCGCGGCTGATAACGTGGTGGCGACGGCCGCCAAACAGGGGGTCTGCCGAGCCGGGGTTCTGGGCCTGCGCCGGACGATCGCCCCGCTGCCGGTAATCACCGATCTGAACTCGCTCTTGAACGCCGTCGTCCAATTGGGAGGGGAAACGCCGCCACGCGATGCCCCTCGGCTGCCCACCATGGCGCGGCGTGATCTGTTGGCCGCCGCCAAGCGAGGGCCCAATTGGACGGCCGTGCTGGCCGGAGGGGCGATCGGGCCCGCCATGCATTCGGCCCAATCGACCCTTGGCGCGCCAGGTTCGCAGGGTGGACCGGAAACGCAGTACGTCGGCGTCTTCACCCAAAACGCGGGACTGGCCTACGACGTTGCCCGAATGGCGTTCCGGCGCACGACTTCGTTCTATGACCGGATTCAGCAGCTCAACAACGGTCTTTGGGACGAGCCCGCGCCGAATACCCCTCTCGATCGCAGTCAATCGCCCGATGGCACCCGTGGCACCATAGCCGGTTCGGTCTTACAGACCATCGCACCCTATTGCGAAACTCCGGAGCTGGCTCTGCTCAAGTCCGTGGTGGAGGCAAACATCGCCTCGATTCCGCGTGATTGGAACGCTCTCGTCGATCTAGTGGTGAGTTGGATCGACGGACTTAATCTGGCCGGATTACCCAGCCCGCTGGATGCGGCCGGTGCCCGGTTGAAGACCGAGCTCAGGAACCGGCTCAACTCGCTCAAGGACAGCGATCCCGCGCACGAATCGCAGCGGGAGCGTCTGTACACTGAAGTGGTGCGCGAGCTGAGCGCAGCCTGCTTCGGCCGCCGTGACGCGCAGTGGGCGTTGGAAGAGGCCATCAAGAACGCTCGCCGGTTCATCTATCTTGAAACGCCCGGGCTTTCCTTTACCGAAGCCGGCGCGGCGCGGCCCTATTCACGCAATTTGAAGAGCCTGTTGGCGGCACGGATTTCGAGCCATCCCGGCCTTAAAGTGGTGATCTGTGTGCCGAAGGTGCCGGACTATGGGAAGGGCTACGAGCAATACCGAGCCAAAGAAGTCAAAGACCGGTTCGATCTGGTTCTGGACCTGCCGTCGGCGAACGTGGTGTCGTTCCATCCGGTCGGGTTCCCTGGGAGGCCCAGCCGCCTGGAATCCCAGGTGGTTATTGTGGATGACGAGTGGGCGATGGTCGGGTCATCCAGTTTCCGCCGGCGCGGCCTCACATTCGACGGCGGCAGCGATCTGGTGTGGACCGATCTCGAACGCAGCGACGGCGCGGCTCCTTCCATCGCCTCGTTCCGCAAGATGCTGATGGCGGCGCGCTTGGGCATTACCGGCGACGGGTTCGACAGCCGTCGGTTGATGCTGGAGGATGTCGCGGATGTCTTTCACTTTATCCGCGAAACCTTGCGCGACGGCGGCTTGGGACGAATCGAGCCGCTATGGAACGGACGAACGGACGGTGTCGCTTATTCCGAACCCACGCTCGACAGCAACCTGGTGAACCCGGACGGGGTCGAATTCCAAACGCTGAATGCGCTGGTTTTTGCCGCGCTCGGCAGTGTGCCTCTGTGA